The Pseudobacteroides sp. genome has a window encoding:
- a CDS encoding beta-propeller domain-containing protein, whose product MTKSVGKRTKRVLSIMLAVFMLFGMSVVSMAEDNTAAQDNTAAYKVSGYVSVETSGAPVNEIMVYSPVRVQIEGTDLSATADGKGYFEIPNVPENTSGYTLKFSKRNCLTRTVEGIVVLTDTVVSTEKEPIMLWTGDVPKDGVQDGVVNVSDVITIATAFNTTSANPNFKRDCDLNADSSVNMADVVIVARNFNKTIQDYRKHFAPLPVVGSFENLKNMIPKNTYSTYYLDGWNATTGMPTGIPVPVATAAPGGSATPNAPKSTDYSKVNSQVEGVDEADVVQTDGEYIYQVNKNKIVVAKAYPANNMEVVNTLSLSTDTSFTPREMLLGKDKLIVIGTSYETIKVNLPTPVPSLSTILPAVTPTPGRVTPSIGLIAPPTNYIPTYSVTTTRAFVLDITDKKDIKTIRVVDVDGNYISSRKIDSVLYLVTNKSIYNYIQYGDTDYAKPRYRDSSLGDSYKCVDYDNINYFPEFIRPNYLNIAGFDVEDKGSKLNFTSYLGAGDKMYVSQNNIYIAETNYYSYPVLLAKPAVGIMPMPLYNTQNTLIYKFSIDKGVSSFKGKGEVPGTILNQYSMDESKGYFRIATTVGSVWGTGDNISKNNLYVMDDNFKITGKIENIAPGEKIYSVRFMGDRGYMVTFKKVDPLFVFDLKDPNKPAILGELKIPGYSDYLHPYDENHVIGFGKDSIESGSDQFAWYQGMKVAMFDITDVNNPKEKFKVLIGDRGTDSELLYNPKALLFSKSKNIMSFPVKLYEIPEEKKQDPSVTVSTSMPEYGKFTYQGAYVFNIDMEKGFILKGRITHLSDQELAQINSSQYYYSYNNDSFINRIMYIDDVLYTLSNNKIKASNMGDLKEINKVDIVQPTATPTPIKVY is encoded by the coding sequence ATGACAAAAAGTGTTGGTAAAAGAACGAAAAGAGTTTTAAGTATCATGCTTGCAGTATTTATGCTGTTTGGCATGAGTGTGGTCTCTATGGCTGAAGATAATACTGCAGCTCAGGACAATACTGCTGCCTATAAGGTTTCAGGGTATGTGTCTGTAGAAACCTCAGGAGCTCCTGTTAATGAAATCATGGTTTATTCGCCGGTGAGAGTGCAGATTGAAGGAACAGATCTTTCAGCAACTGCTGACGGTAAAGGGTATTTTGAAATCCCAAATGTTCCGGAAAATACTTCAGGTTATACGCTGAAGTTCAGTAAAAGAAACTGCCTTACTAGAACAGTAGAAGGAATAGTTGTATTGACGGATACAGTTGTAAGCACTGAAAAAGAGCCTATTATGCTCTGGACCGGGGATGTTCCGAAGGATGGAGTCCAGGATGGTGTTGTTAATGTGTCTGATGTTATTACAATAGCAACAGCCTTTAACACAACATCAGCAAACCCGAATTTTAAAAGGGACTGTGACCTGAATGCTGACTCATCGGTTAATATGGCTGATGTGGTTATTGTTGCAAGAAATTTTAACAAAACAATTCAAGACTACCGCAAGCATTTTGCTCCTTTACCTGTTGTAGGTTCATTTGAAAATTTAAAAAATATGATACCTAAAAATACCTATTCAACATACTATTTAGATGGATGGAATGCAACTACAGGTATGCCGACAGGTATTCCGGTACCTGTTGCCACAGCTGCACCAGGTGGTTCTGCTACTCCTAATGCCCCTAAAAGCACCGACTACTCAAAAGTAAACAGTCAGGTGGAGGGTGTTGATGAAGCCGACGTAGTTCAGACAGATGGGGAATACATATACCAGGTAAATAAAAACAAGATTGTCGTGGCAAAAGCTTATCCTGCGAACAACATGGAAGTTGTAAACACGCTGAGCCTATCAACAGACACTTCCTTTACTCCAAGGGAGATGCTTCTTGGAAAGGACAAGCTTATTGTTATAGGCACATCATATGAGACTATAAAAGTTAATCTTCCTACACCAGTACCTTCATTATCTACAATACTACCCGCAGTTACACCAACACCAGGCAGAGTAACTCCTAGTATAGGTCTCATTGCACCTCCTACAAATTATATCCCAACCTATAGCGTGACAACAACAAGGGCTTTTGTACTTGATATTACCGATAAAAAGGACATTAAAACAATTAGAGTTGTTGACGTGGATGGAAATTATATTTCGTCTAGAAAGATTGACTCGGTATTGTACCTTGTAACAAACAAATCAATCTATAACTACATCCAGTATGGAGACACTGATTACGCAAAGCCTCGCTACCGTGATTCCAGCTTAGGAGACAGCTATAAATGTGTTGACTATGACAATATCAACTATTTCCCAGAGTTTATAAGACCAAATTATCTTAACATAGCAGGATTTGATGTTGAAGATAAGGGGAGCAAGCTAAATTTTACAAGCTATTTAGGTGCGGGAGATAAAATGTATGTATCTCAGAACAATATTTATATTGCAGAGACAAATTATTATTCATATCCTGTGCTTCTCGCAAAACCTGCAGTAGGCATAATGCCCATGCCTTTATATAACACTCAAAACACATTGATATACAAGTTCTCAATTGATAAGGGCGTATCTTCGTTTAAAGGCAAGGGAGAAGTGCCCGGAACTATTTTAAACCAGTATTCAATGGATGAAAGTAAGGGATATTTCAGAATTGCTACTACTGTTGGTTCTGTTTGGGGAACTGGAGATAATATTTCTAAAAACAACCTGTACGTAATGGATGATAATTTTAAAATTACGGGAAAAATTGAAAACATAGCTCCTGGTGAAAAGATTTACTCTGTTCGTTTCATGGGTGACAGGGGATATATGGTTACATTTAAAAAGGTGGACCCATTATTCGTATTTGACCTGAAGGACCCTAACAAGCCTGCAATTTTGGGGGAATTAAAGATACCTGGTTATAGTGATTATCTGCATCCTTATGATGAAAATCATGTAATAGGCTTTGGCAAGGATTCCATTGAATCAGGAAGCGATCAATTCGCATGGTATCAGGGTATGAAGGTTGCAATGTTTGACATTACTGATGTAAACAATCCAAAAGAGAAGTTCAAGGTTCTTATTGGGGACAGGGGAACTGACTCAGAGCTTTTATATAATCCAAAAGCACTGTTATTCTCCAAATCCAAAAACATAATGTCTTTCCCGGTGAAATTGTATGAGATTCCTGAAGAAAAGAAGCAGGACCCATCCGTTACTGTTTCTACTTCAATGCCTGAATATGGAAAGTTTACATATCAGGGAGCTTATGTATTTAATATCGATATGGAAAAAGGTTTTATATTAAAGGGAAGAATAACACACCTTTCCGATCAGGAATTGGCACAAATCAATTCATCACAATACTATTATTCGTATAATAATGACAGTTTTATAAACAGAATAATGTATATAGATGATGTTCTTTATACTTTGTCCAATAACAAGATAAAAGCCAGCAACATGGGAGATCTGAAAGAAATAAACAAGGTTGATATTGTACAACCAACTGCTACTCCCACTCCTATAAAAGTATATTAA
- a CDS encoding ribonuclease Z, with protein MLDICILGTGGMMPLPGRWLSSALIRYNGKMILVDCGEGTQITLRNVEWGFKSIEAICVTHFHADHIAGLPGLLLTIGNSGREENLKIIGPRGLNKVVECLTYISPQLPFSLDLIEVEEDAGSCIDVSGISLEYLMLDHNIPCYGYSFNIKRPGKFDVDKANRLSVPQRLWSKLQKGEEIEHEGKIYRPDMVLGDERKGLKISYCTDTRPTEGMVEFIKDSDIFVCEGMYGEDDKIQKAIEKKHMLFKEAAQLARQGHVKEMWLTHYSPSLENPDEFLENAAHIFPNTLASKDLMKKTLRFED; from the coding sequence ATGCTGGATATATGTATTTTAGGAACAGGCGGGATGATGCCTCTGCCTGGCAGGTGGCTTTCTTCCGCGTTAATCAGGTATAATGGTAAAATGATACTTGTTGATTGCGGAGAAGGTACCCAGATAACATTAAGAAATGTTGAATGGGGTTTTAAATCAATCGAAGCAATTTGCGTTACTCACTTTCATGCAGATCACATAGCAGGCTTGCCCGGACTCTTGCTGACTATCGGCAATTCCGGCAGGGAGGAAAACCTTAAAATAATCGGTCCTAGAGGGCTAAATAAGGTTGTAGAATGCCTGACATATATATCACCACAGCTTCCCTTTTCTCTTGACTTGATTGAAGTAGAAGAAGATGCTGGAAGTTGTATTGATGTAAGCGGTATATCATTGGAATATCTCATGCTGGATCATAACATTCCCTGCTATGGATACAGCTTTAACATAAAGCGACCGGGTAAGTTTGATGTAGATAAGGCCAATAGATTAAGTGTCCCACAAAGGTTATGGAGCAAGCTTCAAAAGGGTGAGGAAATCGAGCATGAGGGCAAAATATACAGACCGGACATGGTGTTGGGGGATGAGAGAAAAGGACTTAAGATCTCTTATTGCACCGATACAAGGCCTACAGAGGGAATGGTGGAATTTATAAAGGACTCAGATATCTTTGTATGTGAAGGAATGTACGGAGAGGATGACAAGATTCAAAAGGCAATAGAAAAAAAGCACATGCTGTTTAAAGAAGCAGCTCAGCTTGCCCGGCAGGGACACGTAAAAGAGATGTGGCTTACACATTATAGCCCATCCTTAGAAAATCCGGATGAATTTTTGGAAAATGCTGCCCATATATTCCCGAACACTTTGGCAAGTAAGGATTTAATGAAAAAGACGTTGAGGTTTGAAGACTAG
- a CDS encoding glycoside hydrolase family 48 protein, protein MSKRSEKNLHERVDLKINKCKNNCISKRMAARIITMAITIPLAAATYVVTERSGSMAASGSADIYQQRFMEMWDKINDPDNGYFSEKGIPYHSVETLMCEAPDYGHESTSEAFSYWIWLASMYGRFTSDWSKFDQTWVATEKYIIPSFLDQPGMDKYTPEKPAQFAAEWETPDKYPSALSDQVRSGNDPLHAGLVSAYGTDIMYGMHWLLDVDNWYGYGRRGDGRTKPSVMNTYQRGPQESVWETIPHPSWDNFKPGWGGKKGFVDLFVADSAPDKQWRYSIASDADARAIQATYWASKWAKEQGYNVTGSVSKASKLGDYLRYSMFDKYFRVIGGKGKAGPGGTDYDSCHYLLAWYYAWGGGLNGYWSWKIGSSHNHFGYQNPMAAWVMSNQTEFKPKSTTGSNDWAKSFERQLEFYTWLQSDEGAIAGGATNSLNGRYDLFSEDTATFYGMGYEANPVYLDPGSNTWFGFQAWSMQRIAELYYETGNQAAKKLMDKWVGWIKKEVKLSPDGKFEIPSTISWSGQPYTWNGARQENDRLHIKVENYGTDLGITGSLANTLLYYSAATKKWSTYDDSSRLLAKELLDRMWNMYKDEKGLSAPEARADYSKFFDQTVYVPSGWTGTMPNGDIIKPGIKFIDIRSKYKNDPDWKKVEDAYKSGMAPVFNYHRFWAQCDIALALGTYSLLFGNPQVVKPSEKPTTVPTPTPAPVKGLIKIEEYNANPVDIASSIRPRFFVSNVSDSPINLEDIKLRYYYINEGEDIPPEFTCDSASVTNATGFHDFKKWVKYKFSVIEEPSDDADYYMEFGFNSGAGKLEPGESIKIELRWNKPNWPNYYQANDYSYNPTAESPVEWLKTTGYVKNVLEWGKEPDCITPVMPSVTSTLVPSTPGSSSGYTVTGYVSADFSYSQASAPKVKGGFKVEISDGKLSAVTNEDGHFEIKNVPANTNGYSLKISKDGFLARVINNIKVESDKVISAANSPIILWAGDFNTGDPQDGVINMKDIIALAKLFGVTNSDSKYSEEFDLNRDNAINMGDVIIIAKRFNKVSSEY, encoded by the coding sequence ATGAGTAAAAGATCAGAAAAAAATTTGCATGAAAGGGTGGACTTAAAAATAAACAAGTGCAAAAACAATTGCATAAGCAAAAGAATGGCGGCAAGGATAATCACCATGGCAATAACAATACCTTTAGCTGCAGCAACCTATGTTGTAACAGAAAGAAGCGGTTCAATGGCAGCATCGGGGTCAGCTGATATATATCAGCAAAGATTTATGGAGATGTGGGATAAGATCAATGACCCTGATAACGGTTATTTCAGTGAAAAAGGTATACCATATCACTCTGTGGAAACCCTGATGTGCGAAGCCCCTGATTATGGACATGAGTCCACAAGTGAGGCATTTAGCTACTGGATATGGCTTGCATCTATGTATGGAAGGTTTACAAGTGATTGGTCAAAGTTTGATCAAACCTGGGTGGCTACAGAAAAATATATTATACCGTCTTTTTTGGACCAGCCCGGTATGGACAAGTATACCCCTGAAAAGCCTGCACAATTTGCCGCTGAGTGGGAAACACCCGATAAGTACCCCAGTGCACTGAGTGATCAGGTGAGATCAGGGAACGATCCTCTGCATGCCGGTTTGGTATCTGCATACGGCACTGACATAATGTATGGAATGCATTGGCTTCTGGATGTAGATAACTGGTATGGCTATGGCAGAAGGGGAGACGGAAGGACCAAACCGTCAGTTATGAATACATACCAAAGAGGTCCCCAGGAATCGGTATGGGAAACTATACCACATCCATCCTGGGATAATTTTAAGCCAGGATGGGGCGGTAAAAAGGGCTTTGTAGATCTCTTTGTTGCCGATTCGGCACCGGATAAGCAGTGGAGGTATTCTATCGCTTCCGATGCGGATGCAAGAGCAATCCAGGCTACATATTGGGCTAGCAAGTGGGCTAAAGAACAGGGCTATAATGTAACAGGATCTGTATCAAAGGCATCAAAGCTGGGGGATTACCTCAGGTATTCTATGTTTGACAAGTACTTCAGGGTGATCGGAGGTAAAGGAAAGGCAGGTCCGGGAGGAACTGACTATGATTCATGCCATTACCTGCTTGCATGGTATTATGCCTGGGGAGGAGGACTTAATGGTTATTGGTCGTGGAAAATAGGTTCAAGCCACAATCATTTCGGTTATCAAAACCCAATGGCAGCATGGGTTATGTCAAACCAGACGGAATTCAAGCCAAAATCCACAACAGGCTCAAATGACTGGGCAAAGAGTTTTGAAAGGCAGCTGGAATTCTATACATGGCTTCAGTCTGATGAAGGAGCTATTGCAGGCGGTGCTACTAACTCATTAAACGGTAGATATGACTTATTCTCCGAAGATACAGCTACCTTCTATGGTATGGGATATGAAGCGAACCCGGTTTATTTAGATCCGGGAAGCAATACATGGTTTGGATTTCAGGCCTGGTCAATGCAGCGTATAGCGGAATTGTATTATGAAACAGGAAATCAAGCTGCAAAAAAACTTATGGATAAATGGGTGGGTTGGATTAAGAAAGAAGTAAAGCTATCACCCGATGGCAAGTTCGAAATCCCATCAACAATATCATGGTCGGGACAGCCTTATACCTGGAATGGAGCGAGACAGGAAAATGACCGGCTGCATATTAAGGTTGAAAATTATGGGACTGATTTGGGCATAACAGGTTCATTGGCGAATACATTATTATACTACAGTGCAGCCACAAAAAAGTGGTCAACATATGATGACTCATCAAGGCTGTTAGCAAAAGAGCTACTTGACCGTATGTGGAATATGTACAAGGATGAAAAAGGTCTTTCGGCACCGGAAGCACGTGCCGATTATAGCAAGTTTTTTGATCAGACTGTATATGTACCAAGCGGCTGGACAGGAACCATGCCTAATGGAGATATAATCAAGCCCGGTATCAAGTTTATTGATATACGTTCAAAGTATAAAAATGATCCGGACTGGAAGAAGGTAGAGGATGCTTACAAGAGCGGTATGGCACCTGTCTTCAACTACCATCGTTTCTGGGCACAATGTGATATAGCATTGGCTCTAGGTACATATAGTTTACTCTTCGGAAATCCACAGGTTGTTAAGCCTTCAGAAAAACCCACTACTGTTCCTACACCTACGCCTGCACCTGTTAAGGGATTAATAAAGATTGAGGAGTATAATGCCAATCCTGTAGATATTGCCAGCAGTATCAGGCCAAGGTTCTTTGTTTCAAATGTAAGTGATTCGCCTATAAATCTGGAGGATATTAAACTTAGGTACTATTACATAAATGAAGGTGAAGATATTCCGCCTGAGTTTACCTGTGACAGTGCTTCTGTGACAAATGCCACCGGATTTCATGACTTCAAGAAGTGGGTCAAATATAAGTTCAGTGTTATTGAGGAGCCATCTGATGATGCGGATTATTATATGGAATTTGGGTTTAATTCCGGGGCTGGGAAGCTGGAACCAGGGGAAAGCATTAAAATAGAACTTAGATGGAACAAGCCCAACTGGCCAAACTATTATCAGGCAAATGACTATTCTTACAATCCAACTGCAGAAAGTCCCGTAGAGTGGCTTAAGACTACCGGGTATGTAAAGAATGTTTTAGAGTGGGGGAAAGAACCTGATTGTATAACACCTGTTATGCCTTCTGTTACTTCTACTCTTGTGCCATCGACTCCCGGTTCTTCATCAGGTTATACCGTAACAGGTTATGTTAGTGCCGACTTTTCATATAGCCAGGCTTCAGCACCTAAAGTTAAAGGCGGGTTTAAGGTTGAGATAAGTGACGGTAAATTATCGGCAGTTACTAATGAAGATGGGCATTTTGAAATCAAGAACGTTCCTGCTAATACAAACGGATATTCTCTAAAAATATCAAAGGATGGGTTTTTGGCAAGGGTAATTAATAATATAAAGGTAGAGTCCGACAAGGTTATTTCGGCTGCAAACTCTCCAATTATTTTGTGGGCTGGGGATTTTAATACCGGGGACCCGCAGGATGGTGTAATAAATATGAAAGACATTATTGCACTTGCAAAGTTATTTGGTGTAACAAATTCTGATAGTAAATACTCTGAAGAGTTTGATCTAAACAGGGACAATGCAATAAACATGGGAGATGTTATTATAATAGCAAAGCGTTTTAATAAAGTTTCTTCAGAATACTAA
- the nifJ gene encoding pyruvate:ferredoxin (flavodoxin) oxidoreductase, translating to MAKVMKTMDGNAAAAHVAYAFTEVAGIYPITPSSTMAENVDQWSAHGRKNIFGQQVKVAELQSEAGAAGTVHGSLAAGALTTTFTASQGLLLMIPNMYKIAGELLPGVFHVSARALASHALSIFGDHSDVMACRQTGFAMLCASNVQEIMDLAAVAHLSAIKGRVPFLHFFDGFRSSAEVQKIEVLDYADLAKLVDWDAIKQFRKNALNPEHPVLRGTAQNPDIFFQAREACNPFYNAVPAIVENYMNEINKLTGRNYGLFNYYGAPDADRVIVAMGSVCDAAEEAIDYLTTKGEKVGILKVRLFRPFSVKHFLSAMPASVKKIAVLDRTKEPGAIGEPLYQDIATVYYDQEVRPLIVCGRYGLGSKDTTPAQVIAVFDNLKADAPKNHFTVGIVDDVTNLSLPIGEEVDTTGEGTISCKFWGLGSDGTVGANKNSIKIIGDHTDMYAQAYFSYDSKKSGGITVSHLRFGKKPIRSTYLVKKADFLACHNPSYVDKYDMVSDIKPNGTFLLNCAWSAEELDKNLPGKMKRILAKNNIKFYTIDAVSIAKEIGLGNRINMIMQAAFFKLADIIPLEDAIKYMKDAIVASYGKKGEKIVNMNQLAVDKGIGALNKIDVPASWATAEDAPVVEMDVPAFVKNIQDPVNRQEGDKLPVSTFVGIEDGTFPQGSSKYEKRGIAIDVPEWQADNCIQCNQCSYVCPHAAIRPFLLTSEETANAPKSFVTKKAIGKGFENYDFKIQVSTLDCTGCGNCAQVCPSKVKSLVMKPLASQTAEIENWDYAMKLSVKENPANPETVKGSQFEQPLLEFSGACMGCGETPYTKLITQLFGDRMYIANATGCSSIWGGSAPSTPYTTNHKGHGPAWANSLFEDNAEYGYGMALAVNQIRAKLADLANEALNTGISEEIKAALKDWLENKDNAKGSKKAALTLLPLLKAYTGSEAKAIVDEIVEKEEFLVKKSQWIFGGDGWAYDIGFGGLDHVLASGEDVNILVMDTEVYSNTGGQSSKATPTGAIAQFAASGKVTKKKDLAMMAMSYGYVYVAMVAMGANQNQLIKALIEAESYPGPSLVIAYAPCINHGLKLGMGCTQLESKLAVEAGYWFLYRYNPLLKLEGKNPFILDSKKPTASFKEFIMSEVRYSSLTRLFPEKAEELFTAAEKNALEKYEQLEKMAQG from the coding sequence ATGGCAAAGGTCATGAAGACAATGGATGGAAATGCCGCTGCCGCCCATGTAGCCTATGCGTTTACTGAGGTTGCAGGTATCTATCCTATCACGCCATCATCTACAATGGCAGAAAATGTTGACCAGTGGTCAGCACACGGTAGAAAAAACATTTTCGGACAACAGGTTAAAGTTGCCGAATTACAGTCAGAGGCAGGAGCAGCAGGTACAGTTCACGGTTCCCTCGCTGCAGGTGCTTTAACAACTACTTTTACAGCGTCTCAAGGTCTTCTTTTAATGATTCCGAACATGTACAAAATAGCAGGTGAATTGCTTCCAGGTGTATTTCATGTAAGTGCACGTGCTCTTGCAAGCCATGCTCTTTCAATATTCGGTGACCATTCAGACGTTATGGCTTGTCGTCAGACAGGTTTTGCAATGCTCTGTGCAAGCAACGTTCAAGAAATAATGGATTTAGCTGCTGTAGCTCACTTAAGTGCTATTAAAGGAAGAGTTCCATTCCTTCACTTCTTCGATGGTTTCAGATCATCAGCAGAAGTTCAGAAGATAGAAGTTCTTGATTATGCAGACCTGGCTAAATTAGTGGATTGGGATGCAATAAAGCAGTTCAGGAAGAATGCATTAAATCCTGAACATCCTGTATTAAGAGGAACAGCTCAGAACCCTGATATATTCTTCCAGGCTCGTGAAGCTTGCAATCCTTTCTATAATGCAGTTCCCGCAATAGTAGAAAACTACATGAATGAAATCAACAAGCTGACAGGAAGAAACTACGGCTTGTTCAACTACTACGGAGCACCGGATGCAGACAGAGTAATCGTTGCTATGGGTTCTGTATGTGATGCTGCTGAAGAAGCAATTGATTACTTGACTACTAAAGGCGAAAAAGTCGGTATATTAAAAGTACGTCTTTTCAGACCTTTCTCAGTTAAGCACTTCCTTTCAGCAATGCCTGCATCAGTTAAGAAAATCGCGGTTCTTGACAGAACAAAAGAACCAGGTGCAATAGGAGAACCATTGTACCAGGATATAGCTACAGTTTACTATGATCAGGAAGTTAGGCCACTCATCGTTTGCGGACGTTACGGTCTTGGTTCTAAGGATACAACACCTGCACAGGTTATCGCAGTATTTGACAACCTTAAGGCAGATGCTCCCAAGAACCACTTCACTGTTGGTATCGTTGATGATGTTACAAACTTGTCACTTCCTATCGGTGAAGAAGTAGATACAACAGGCGAAGGTACAATCAGTTGTAAATTCTGGGGCTTGGGCTCTGACGGTACTGTTGGTGCCAACAAGAACTCCATTAAGATAATAGGTGACCACACCGACATGTATGCACAGGCATACTTTTCATATGACTCAAAGAAATCAGGCGGTATAACAGTATCCCACTTAAGATTCGGCAAAAAGCCAATCAGATCAACATATCTCGTTAAAAAGGCAGACTTCCTTGCTTGTCACAACCCTTCATATGTTGATAAATATGATATGGTTTCCGACATTAAGCCAAACGGAACTTTCCTCTTAAACTGTGCATGGTCTGCAGAAGAATTGGATAAGAATCTTCCTGGAAAAATGAAGAGAATACTTGCTAAAAACAATATAAAATTCTATACAATAGACGCTGTTAGCATAGCTAAAGAAATAGGCCTTGGAAACAGGATCAACATGATCATGCAGGCTGCATTCTTCAAGCTCGCTGATATCATTCCTCTTGAAGATGCTATTAAGTACATGAAAGATGCTATAGTTGCTTCATACGGCAAAAAGGGAGAAAAAATTGTCAACATGAATCAGCTTGCTGTTGACAAGGGTATTGGTGCATTAAATAAAATTGATGTTCCTGCTTCATGGGCAACTGCTGAAGATGCTCCTGTAGTTGAAATGGATGTTCCTGCATTCGTTAAGAACATACAAGATCCAGTTAACAGACAGGAAGGCGACAAGCTCCCTGTAAGTACTTTTGTTGGTATTGAAGACGGTACTTTCCCACAGGGATCATCAAAGTATGAAAAAAGAGGTATTGCTATAGACGTTCCTGAATGGCAGGCTGATAACTGTATTCAGTGTAACCAGTGTTCATATGTATGTCCTCATGCTGCCATAAGACCATTCCTTCTTACTTCTGAAGAGACTGCAAATGCACCTAAGTCATTTGTAACAAAGAAAGCTATCGGTAAGGGCTTTGAAAACTACGACTTTAAGATCCAGGTTTCAACTCTTGACTGTACTGGCTGCGGAAACTGTGCACAGGTTTGTCCTTCCAAGGTTAAATCACTTGTTATGAAGCCATTGGCATCACAGACAGCTGAAATAGAAAACTGGGATTACGCAATGAAATTATCCGTTAAGGAAAATCCTGCGAATCCAGAAACAGTTAAAGGAAGCCAGTTCGAACAGCCTCTCCTTGAGTTCTCTGGAGCATGTATGGGTTGTGGAGAAACTCCTTATACAAAATTAATCACACAGTTGTTTGGTGACAGAATGTATATAGCCAACGCAACAGGATGTTCATCAATCTGGGGCGGAAGTGCACCATCAACTCCATATACAACAAACCATAAAGGTCATGGACCTGCTTGGGCAAACTCATTGTTCGAAGACAATGCCGAGTACGGTTATGGTATGGCTCTTGCTGTTAACCAAATCAGAGCTAAGCTTGCAGATCTTGCTAATGAAGCTTTAAATACAGGCATATCTGAAGAAATAAAGGCTGCATTGAAAGACTGGTTGGAAAATAAGGATAATGCAAAGGGTTCAAAGAAAGCAGCTCTTACATTGTTACCTTTACTCAAAGCATACACTGGCAGCGAAGCTAAAGCTATAGTTGATGAAATTGTTGAAAAAGAAGAATTCCTCGTTAAGAAATCACAATGGATATTCGGTGGAGACGGATGGGCTTATGATATCGGTTTCGGTGGTCTCGACCATGTCCTTGCTTCAGGCGAAGATGTAAACATACTGGTTATGGATACAGAAGTTTACTCGAATACAGGCGGTCAGTCTTCAAAGGCTACTCCAACAGGTGCTATAGCACAGTTTGCTGCATCAGGTAAAGTAACTAAGAAGAAAGACCTTGCTATGATGGCAATGTCATATGGATATGTATACGTAGCAATGGTTGCTATGGGTGCTAATCAGAATCAATTAATAAAAGCATTAATTGAAGCTGAAAGTTATCCTGGACCATCACTTGTTATTGCATACGCTCCATGTATCAATCATGGATTGAAGCTAGGTATGGGATGCACTCAGTTGGAATCCAAGCTTGCTGTTGAAGCTGGTTACTGGTTCCTCTACAGATACAACCCATTACTCAAGTTGGAAGGAAAGAATCCGTTCATACTGGATTCAAAGAAGCCTACTGCTTCATTTAAAGAGTTTATAATGAGCGAAGTACGTTACTCTTCACTCACAAGACTCTTCCCTGAAAAGGCTGAAGAACTCTTTACTGCTGCTGAAAAGAACGCACTTGAAAAATACGAGCAGCTTGAAAAAATGGCACAAGGCTAA